One stretch of Akkermansia sp. RCC_12PD DNA includes these proteins:
- a CDS encoding TIGR02206 family membrane protein, whose product MNSLPPLEFGGVSHWTALAVLLVAGLCIVELGQSYKKSVRNRTAFWLGTACLLSLVPDLIALLADEPDKSWEWMLPLHFCSVMQVACALSLWIPSRILRSIVYYCVLCATLQGLVTPSVAHDFPSWTYFAFFLSHGVTVIAALYLPLALQWKPARWDFLWALLFANLYLAAVHPVNKFLGTNYGFTVSTPASGSVLDLLGAWPWYLLWMQIPALILMYLLTLPFRHYPMGRTGGALFRS is encoded by the coding sequence ATGAACAGCTTGCCGCCACTGGAATTTGGAGGAGTGTCCCATTGGACGGCCCTGGCCGTTCTGCTGGTGGCGGGGCTGTGCATTGTGGAACTGGGGCAATCCTACAAAAAATCCGTCAGAAACCGCACGGCGTTCTGGCTGGGGACCGCATGCCTGTTGAGCCTGGTTCCGGACCTGATCGCCCTGCTTGCCGACGAGCCGGACAAATCCTGGGAGTGGATGCTGCCCCTTCACTTCTGCTCCGTGATGCAGGTGGCGTGCGCCCTGAGCCTCTGGATACCTTCCCGCATTCTGCGCTCCATCGTATACTACTGCGTGCTGTGCGCCACTCTTCAGGGGCTGGTGACGCCTTCCGTGGCCCACGACTTCCCTTCATGGACGTACTTTGCCTTCTTCCTTTCCCACGGCGTTACGGTCATTGCAGCCCTTTACCTGCCCCTGGCCCTGCAATGGAAGCCGGCGCGGTGGGACTTCCTGTGGGCTCTGCTGTTCGCCAACCTGTATCTGGCCGCGGTGCATCCCGTCAACAAATTCCTGGGCACCAATTACGGCTTCACGGTTTCCACTCCCGCCTCCGGGTCCGTGCTGGACCTGCTGGGGGCATGGCCCTGGTACCTGCTGTGGATGCAAATTCCGGCCCTGATCCTGATGTACCTGCTCACACTGCCCTTCCGCCATTATCCCATGGGGCGCACGGGGGGAGCCCTGTTCCGGAGCTGA
- a CDS encoding glycoside hydrolase family 16 protein, whose protein sequence is MIPYLFLFLPAEAVFYFLLHLFLGAPPHPPAAQASVSLPSGYALSWNDEFDGSSLDMEKWSYRQTGPRHNALNTPEAISTGNGILSIRTYTENGKHHTGMIATKKKSLNRTYGFYEASIEFAGDRNASSGMWSAFWLQSDTISTVGNTGKYGTEIDIVEYRPNPSNGYETNQAIHYHGYGEHHKSAAKQHKTGLLEGYHTYGVLRTAGGYTFYMDGKEVWKTQEALSCIPEYIILSSEIRDKNWAGDIPANGYGSRDKSPTAMNVDYVRVYSLPDSYRTAPDGKWSDRQWETVLPSGRKIARLAPPDGANVWFNRERTSSLLLDRDAVVDSLTVGKGKFFHLQGRNKTLAIRSGIAALERMDLIFDAKMALEGEDVTWTLFEPYSSLYANGPVHGKGSLILRCGSGTLVDSTFLFNAPVTLQGGMDVKGQVALGPSGSLSISGKTVFRRNSRLVVHLDGKNASPKIKAEGGLELEKNVSLYPEFFYVPEPGDRIILADGLKKTAGGTFFNLPEGRVFDAEIYRDSPLKTSLAGKASLRIHYTDTGILLTVLSVDRTALSSVPD, encoded by the coding sequence ATGATCCCATACCTCTTCCTGTTTCTTCCCGCCGAGGCGGTCTTTTACTTCCTTCTTCACCTTTTTCTGGGCGCCCCTCCCCATCCCCCTGCAGCGCAGGCTTCCGTGTCCCTCCCCTCCGGCTACGCCCTTTCATGGAATGATGAATTTGACGGCTCGTCCCTTGACATGGAAAAGTGGTCCTACCGCCAGACCGGGCCGCGCCACAATGCGTTGAACACTCCGGAAGCCATTTCCACGGGCAATGGAATTCTGAGCATCCGCACTTATACGGAAAACGGAAAACATCATACCGGAATGATCGCCACAAAAAAGAAGAGCCTGAACCGGACATACGGCTTTTACGAGGCTTCCATTGAATTTGCCGGAGACAGGAATGCTTCCTCCGGCATGTGGTCCGCCTTCTGGCTCCAGAGCGACACCATTTCCACTGTGGGCAACACGGGTAAATACGGTACGGAAATAGACATTGTGGAATACAGGCCCAACCCCTCCAACGGATATGAAACCAACCAGGCCATCCACTACCACGGCTACGGGGAACACCACAAATCGGCGGCAAAACAGCACAAAACCGGACTTCTGGAAGGCTATCACACCTACGGCGTACTCCGGACGGCCGGAGGATACACGTTCTATATGGACGGAAAGGAAGTCTGGAAAACGCAGGAAGCCCTGTCCTGCATTCCGGAATACATCATCCTGAGTTCGGAAATCCGGGATAAAAACTGGGCAGGCGACATCCCCGCAAACGGCTACGGCAGCAGGGACAAAAGCCCAACGGCCATGAACGTGGACTATGTGCGGGTTTACTCCCTGCCCGATTCCTACCGGACCGCGCCCGACGGAAAATGGAGCGACCGCCAATGGGAAACCGTCCTGCCTTCCGGCAGGAAAATCGCCCGGCTGGCGCCCCCGGACGGAGCCAACGTCTGGTTCAACAGGGAAAGGACAAGCAGCCTGCTTCTGGATCGCGACGCCGTCGTGGATTCCCTCACCGTCGGGAAAGGGAAATTCTTCCACCTGCAAGGCAGGAATAAAACGCTGGCCATACGGAGCGGAATCGCCGCACTGGAAAGAATGGATCTGATCTTTGACGCGAAGATGGCGCTTGAAGGCGAAGACGTTACCTGGACTCTGTTTGAACCCTATTCCTCCTTGTATGCCAACGGCCCCGTACATGGAAAAGGCAGCCTGATCCTCCGCTGCGGCAGCGGAACACTCGTGGACTCCACGTTTCTCTTCAACGCCCCCGTCACCCTCCAGGGGGGAATGGACGTGAAAGGGCAAGTCGCTCTCGGTCCTTCCGGGAGCCTGTCCATCTCCGGCAAAACCGTTTTCCGCCGGAATTCCCGTCTTGTCGTTCATCTGGACGGCAAAAATGCGTCTCCCAAAATAAAGGCGGAGGGAGGGCTGGAACTGGAGAAAAACGTTTCCCTGTACCCCGAATTTTTCTATGTCCCGGAACCGGGCGACCGGATCATCCTGGCGGACGGCCTTAAAAAGACTGCCGGGGGAACTTTCTTCAACCTGCCGGAAGGCCGCGTTTTTGACGCTGAAATATACCGTGATTCCCCGTTGAAAACCTCGCTCGCCGGAAAAGCCTCCCTGCGCATCCATTACACGGATACGGGAATTCTGCTGACGGTCCTCTCTGTGGACAGGACGGCCCTTTCATCCGTCCCGGATTGA